The Ovis aries strain OAR_USU_Benz2616 breed Rambouillet chromosome 11, ARS-UI_Ramb_v3.0, whole genome shotgun sequence genome window below encodes:
- the SNX11 gene encoding sorting nexin-11 isoform X2, translated as MGFWCRMLENQEQETNSKAFTAKTSCVRRRYREFVWLRKQLQRNAGLVPVPELPGKSTFFGSSDEFIEKRRQGLQHFLEKVLQSVVLLSDSQLHLFLQSQLSVPEIEACVQGRSSVSVSDAILRYAMSNCGWAQEERRGSSHLAEGDQPKSCCFLPRPGRRSSPSPPPGEEKDQFEVWAPVVDSEAPPLESPTLPPTSSPSCCGFARPDEGISASQPVRRVLGGDHAVPLDPGQLETVLEK; from the exons ATGGGCTTTTGGTGTAGGATGTTGGAGAACCAAGAGCAGGAG ACCAACAGCAAGGCCTTTACCGCCAAGACGTCCTGTGTGCGCCGCCGCTACCGGGAGTTTGTGTGGCTGAGAAAGCAGCTCCAGAGAAATGCGGGTTTAGT GCCTGTACCTGAACTTCCTGGCAAGTCAACCTTCTTTGGCAGCTCAGATGAGTTCATTGAGAAGCGACGACAAGGTCTACAGCACTTCCTTGAAAA GGTCCTGCAGAGCGTGGTCCTCCTGTCAGACAGCCAGTTACACCTCTTCCTGCAAAGCCAGCTCTCAGTGCCTGAGATAGAAGCCTGCGTGCAGGGCCGGAGCTCCGTGTCCGTTTCTGACGCCATTCTGCGCTACGCTATGTCCAACTGTGGCTGGGCCCAGGAAGAGAGACGGGGTTCCTCTCACCTggctgaaggagaccagcccaaGAG TTGTTGCTTTCTCCCAAGACCCGGCCGGAGGAGCTCTCCCTCACCGCCTCCCGGGGAAGAAAAGGACCAGTTCGAGGTGTGGGCTCCTGTGGTTGACTCTGAGGCTCCTCCCTTGGAGAGCCCCActctcccacccacctcctctcCATCATGCTGTGGTTTTGCAAGACCTGATGAGGGAATCTCTGCTTCTCAGCCTGTGAGGAGAGTCCTGGGAGGGGACCATGCTGTGCCTTTGGACCCTGGTCAGTTGGAAACAGTTTTGGAAAAGTGA
- the SNX11 gene encoding sorting nexin-11 isoform X1, with translation MGFWCRMLENQEQEEVITVRVQDPRVQNEGSWNSYVDYKIFLHTNSKAFTAKTSCVRRRYREFVWLRKQLQRNAGLVPVPELPGKSTFFGSSDEFIEKRRQGLQHFLEKVLQSVVLLSDSQLHLFLQSQLSVPEIEACVQGRSSVSVSDAILRYAMSNCGWAQEERRGSSHLAEGDQPKSCCFLPRPGRRSSPSPPPGEEKDQFEVWAPVVDSEAPPLESPTLPPTSSPSCCGFARPDEGISASQPVRRVLGGDHAVPLDPGQLETVLEK, from the exons ATGGGCTTTTGGTGTAGGATGTTGGAGAACCAAGAGCAGGAG GAGGTGATCACTGTGCGTGTTCAGGACCCCCGCGTGCAGAATGAGGGCTCCTGGAATTCTTATGTGGATTATAAGATATTCCTTCAT ACCAACAGCAAGGCCTTTACCGCCAAGACGTCCTGTGTGCGCCGCCGCTACCGGGAGTTTGTGTGGCTGAGAAAGCAGCTCCAGAGAAATGCGGGTTTAGT GCCTGTACCTGAACTTCCTGGCAAGTCAACCTTCTTTGGCAGCTCAGATGAGTTCATTGAGAAGCGACGACAAGGTCTACAGCACTTCCTTGAAAA GGTCCTGCAGAGCGTGGTCCTCCTGTCAGACAGCCAGTTACACCTCTTCCTGCAAAGCCAGCTCTCAGTGCCTGAGATAGAAGCCTGCGTGCAGGGCCGGAGCTCCGTGTCCGTTTCTGACGCCATTCTGCGCTACGCTATGTCCAACTGTGGCTGGGCCCAGGAAGAGAGACGGGGTTCCTCTCACCTggctgaaggagaccagcccaaGAG TTGTTGCTTTCTCCCAAGACCCGGCCGGAGGAGCTCTCCCTCACCGCCTCCCGGGGAAGAAAAGGACCAGTTCGAGGTGTGGGCTCCTGTGGTTGACTCTGAGGCTCCTCCCTTGGAGAGCCCCActctcccacccacctcctctcCATCATGCTGTGGTTTTGCAAGACCTGATGAGGGAATCTCTGCTTCTCAGCCTGTGAGGAGAGTCCTGGGAGGGGACCATGCTGTGCCTTTGGACCCTGGTCAGTTGGAAACAGTTTTGGAAAAGTGA